In one window of Brassica rapa cultivar Chiifu-401-42 chromosome A07, CAAS_Brap_v3.01, whole genome shotgun sequence DNA:
- the LOC103846036 gene encoding amidophosphoribosyltransferase 1, chloroplastic translates to MAATTTTTFSSSLSLIPKPNNPCTTKPLSLLPKPFLKPSPLSLSSSSPPPPLLVHGVSQYFSSGEHSLPSFEDGDEKPREECGVVGIFGDPEASRLCYLALHALQHRGQEGAGIVTVSNEKVLQTITGVGLVSEVFNESKLDQLPGEFAIGHVRYSTAGASMLKNVQPFVAGYRFGSIGVAHNGNLVNYKQLRATLEENGSIFNTSSDTEVVLHLIAISKARPFFMRIIDACEKLQGAYSMVFVTEDKLVAVRDPHGFRPLVMGRRSNGAVVFASETCALDLIEATYEREVYPGEVLVVDKDGVKSQCLMPHNEPKQCIFEHIYFSLPNSIVFGRSVYESRHVFGEILATESPVDCDVVIAVPDSGVVAALGYAAKSGVAFQQGLIRSHYVGRTFIEPSQKIRDFGVKLKLSPVRGVLEGKRVVVVDDSIVRGTTSSKIVRLLREAGAKEVHMRIASPPIVASCYYGVDTPSSEELISNRMSVQEISDFIGSDSLAFLSFDTLKKHLGDDSKSFCYACFTGDYPVKPAEVKVKRGGGDFIDDGLVGSFDNIEAGWVR, encoded by the coding sequence ATGgcagccaccaccaccaccaccttctCCTCTTCACTCTCTCTAATCCCCAAACCAAACAACCCTTGTACCACTAAACCCCTCTCTCTCCTCCCAAAACCCTTCCTAAAACCTTCCCCTCTCTCCCTCAGCtcctcttctcctcctcctcctctcctcGTCCATGGAGTCTCCCAGTATTTCTCCTCCGGAGAACATTCTCTCCCCTCTTTCGAAGACGGCGACGAGAAGCCTCGAGAGGAGTGCGGAGTTGTCGGAATCTTCGGCGATCCGGAAGCTTCCCGTCTCTGTTACCTAGCCCTCCACGCGCTTCAGCATCGCGGCCAAGAAGGTGCTGGTATCGTAACCGTCAGCAACGAAAAGGTCCTCCAGACCATAACAGGTGTCGGCTTAGTCTCCGAGGTTTTCAACGAGTCCAAACTCGACCAGCTTCCCGGCGAATTCGCGATCGGACACGTCCGCTACTCCACCGCCGGAGCCTCCATGCTCAAGAACGTCCAGCCTTTCGTCGCCGGCTACCGCTTCGGCTCCATCGGCGTTGCCCACAACGGTAACTTGGTGAACTACAAGCAGCTGAGGGCTACGCTCGAGGAGAACGGTTCCATCTTCAACACTAGCTCCGATACTGAGGTTGTGCTTCATTTGATTGCCATTTCTAAAGCTAGACCCTTTTTCATGAGGATCATTGATGCTTGTGAGAAGCTTCAAGGTGCTTACTCCATGGTCTTTGTCACTGAGGATAAGCTTGTCGCTGTTCGTGACCCGCACGGCTTTAGGCCTTTAGTGATGGGTAGGCGAAGTAACGGAGCTGTTGTGTTCGCTTCCGAGACTTGTGCTCTTGACTTGATTGAGGCTACTTATGAGCGAGAGGTTTATCCTGGTGAGGTTTTGGTCGTCGACAAAGACGGCGTGAAGTCGCAGTGTCTGATGCCTCATAACGAGCCCAAGCAGTGTATTTTCGAGCATATCTACTTCTCCTTGCCCAACTCCATTGTGTTCGGTCGGTCTGTCTACGAGTCCAGGCATGTCTTTGGGGAGATTTTGGCTACGGAGTCCCCTGTTGACTGCGATGTTGTGATCGCTGTGCCTGACTCTGGCGTTGTCGCTGCTCTGGGTTACGCTGCTAAGTCTGGTGTTGCGTTTCAGCAGgggctgattaggtctcactaTGTTGGGAGGACGTTCATCGAGCCGTCGCAGAAGATCAGAGACTTTGGAGTGAAGCTGAAGCTGTCTCCTGTCCGTGGTGTTTTGGAAGGGAAGAGAGTTGTTGTGGTTGATGATTCGATTGTTAGAGGTACGACCTCGTCTAAGATTGTGCGTCTGCTGAGAGAAGCTGGTGCGAAAGAGGTTCATATGAGGATCGCGAGTCCTCCTATTGTAGCTTCTTGTTACTATGGAGTGGACACGCCTAGCTCCGAGGAGTTGATATCCAACAGAATGAGTGTTCAAGAGATTAGTGATTTCATCGGGAGTGACTCTCTTGCGTTTCTCTCGTTTGATACCTTGAAGAAACACTTAGGGGATGACTCCAAGAGCTTCTGCTATGCGTGCTTCACCGGTGATTATCCTGTGAAGCCTGCAGAAGTCAAGGTCAAacgaggaggaggagatttCATTGACGATGGTCTTGTTGGAAGCTTTGACAATATCGAAGCAGGTTGGGTTCGATAG
- the LOC103846037 gene encoding LOW QUALITY PROTEIN: polyprenol reductase 2 (The sequence of the model RefSeq protein was modified relative to this genomic sequence to represent the inferred CDS: inserted 1 base in 1 codon; deleted 1 base in 1 codon) — MVIASIVMEVGIVWLVRAAWIASILPILIASIPSSKLTSFHQLVLGFAGRGKILHLSSQKWTVPQKYFAHFYVVGAAWTTLLLATTWMYACKTAPLSSEEFHLSDIASHLTGGSHVFSFHKSHLTPVEHHFKVWRAVFLLVLMEIQVLRRLIESFYVFKYSPSARLHILGYLVGFFFYTVAPLSLCVNVAPEVARFAASLMAEFIAKGKGHTSAPEFDILSALSPLMKLGWSQLIGGVIFLWGWLHQRCCHAILGSLRENPSQAKEYIIPHGDWFEIVSSPHYLAEIVLYLGLLIASGGTEITIWLLHGFVVHCTFLFSRXTNEMLSFGFRQILFMSFL; from the exons ATGGTGATTGCTTCGATAGTTATGGAAGTAGGGATCGTTTGGTTGGTTAGAGCCGCTTGGATCGCATCTATACTTCCTATATTGATTGCTTCCATACCTAGTTCAAAGCTGACATCCTTTCATCAACTCGTTCTTGGTTTCGCCGGAAGAGGCAAGATTCTTCATCTCTCCTCTCAG AAGTGGACAGTTCCTCAAAAATACTTTGCTCATTTCTATGTTGTCGGAGCGGCGTGGACCACTCTTCTGCTAGCAACCACTTGGATGTATGCTTGCAAAACAGCCCCTTTATCCTCAGAGGAGTTCCACCTTTCCGACATTGCAAGCCACTTAACCGGGGGTTCCCATGTTTTCTCCTTTCATAAATCGCATTTGACTCCTGTGGAGCACCATTTCAAAGTGTGGCGAGCAGTGTTTCTACTTGTTCTGATGGAAATCCAAGTTCTGAGACGCCTTATAGAGTCATTCTACGTGTTCAAGTATAGCCCTTCTGCTCGGCTTCACATTCTTGGTTACCTCGTCGGATTCTT TTTCTACACAGTAGCGCCTTTATCACTCTGCGTCAACGTTGCTCCAGAGGTAGCAAGATTCGCAGCAAGTTTAATGGCTGAGTTCATTGCCAAAGGAAAAGGTCATACCTCGGCCCCTGAGTTTGACATTTTATCAGCTTTAAGCCCTCTGATGAAGCTTGGATGGAGCCAGTTGATTGGTGGCGTCATT TTTCTCTGGGGATGGTTACATCAACGCTGCTGTCACGCAATTCTT GGATCGCTCCGGGAAAATCCTAGCCAAGCGAAAGAGTACATAATCCCACATGGAGATTGGTTTGAGATCGTCTCCAGTCCACATTATTTAGCCGAAATC GTTTTATACTTGGGCTTGCTGATTGCTAGTGGAGGAACAGAGATAACAATCTGGTTACTCCATGGTTTCGTGGTACACTGCACTTTCTTATTCTCAA TGACTAATGAAATGCTTTCTTTTGGATTCAGACAAATTTTGTTTATGTCCTTTCTTTGA
- the LOC103846038 gene encoding WD repeat-containing protein 13, which yields MMIRRVQSVSFVSFLMGKSSSSIFRMEKEAILVEINDKDEEKPKPKQSKDLEFLSCMMQPATAESDPQYIGIRRILLHRKSESGAISRRYDWRCNGKGYVAYRNFISRPRKWENLRTPSLLSSPGNSGRWLPSPAPLSHQFEAESFTSSRDLRSANQVSSRRLSFSSSFSDGDHSFRRGGGGFEHAYSFVGMHCIFDQCKSSVTVLKFGHMSSDLLAYGASDGTLTVCSLSQEPSVLKQLTGHSKDVTDFDFSSNNQYIASSSLDKTIRVWELSRGVCIRVIYGVSAQFCIRFHPVNNNFLSAGNANKEVSVFNFSTGRTIKTLSFDGEVTAMDHDHTGQIIFCGDGQGTVYSVSMDSHTGSLSRSHRHRTNHKSPVTTVKYRSFSLLASGPVLLTCTQDGNLCFFSVALQIKGYLTLRCSLKLAPRIHRIQASFCPLLSLEKGEYIVAGSEDSNVYFYDLTKPKHTCVNKLQGHRFPVMCVAWNHGENLLASSDFYGVVIVWKRAKTSS from the exons ATGATGATACGTCGAGTTCAATCAGTTAGTTTCGTATCGTTTCTGATGGGTAAATCTTCATCATCTATTTTCCGAATGGAGAAGGAGGCGATCCTTGTAGAGATCAACGACAAAGATGAAGAGAAGCCGAAGCCGAAGCAATCAAAGGATCTCGAGTTTCTGAGCTGTATGATGCAGCCGGCAACAGCCGAATCAGATCCACAGTACATCGGAATCCGCCGAATTCTTCTCCACCGGAAGTCGGAATCCGGCGCCATCTCTCGTCGTTAT GATTGGAGATGCAATGGCAAAGGATACGTTGCGTATCGTAATTTCATAAGCAGACCTAGAAAATGGGAGAATCTGAGAACGCCAAGCCTCTTAAGTAGTCCAGGGAACAGTGGTCGATGGTTACCTTCACCAGCTCCACTCTCCCATCAATTTGAAGCAGAGAGCTTCACTTCTAGTAGA GATTTACGGAGTGCTAATCAGGTTTCGAGCCGGAGATTGAGTTTTAGCTCGAGTTTCAGTGATGGTGATCATTCCTTTcgccgtggtggtggtggttttgAACATGCTTATTCTTTCGTGGGAATGCATTGCATCTTCGACCAATGCAAATCTTCTG TTACTGTTCTGAAGTTTGGCCATATGAGTTCTGATCTACTTGCATATGGAGCATCAGATGGGACCTTAACTGTTTGTAGTCTCTCGCAAGAGCCTTCTGTCCTCAAGCAGTTGACAGGCCACTCCAAAGATGTCACAG ATTTTGACTTCTCGTCAAACAATCAGTACATTGCGTCTTCATCACTTGATAAGACAATACGAGTATGGGAGTTGTCAAGAGGTGTTTGTATTAGAGTTATATATGGAGTCTCTGCACAGTTTTGTATACGTTTTCACCCT gTTAATAACAATTTCCTCTCTGCTGGAAATGCAAACAAGGAAGTCTCG GTGTTCAATTTCAGCACTGGGAGAACTATTAAAACACTGTCGTTCGATGGTGAGGTGACAGCTATGGACCATGACCACACTGGTCAAATCATTTTCTGTGGTGATGGACAG GGAACTGTATATTCAGTGAGCATGGATTCTCATACAGGTTCATTATCCCGGTCTCATCGCCATCGTACTAATCACAAATCCCCGGTCACAACTGTGAAGTATCGAAGCTTCTCCCTCCTGGCATCAGGTCCTGTACTTCTCACATGCACTCAGGATGGAAACTTATGTTTCTTCAG TGTTGCGCTTCAGATAAAAGGCTACCTGACATTGCGCTGCTCCCTCAAATTGGCCCCGAGAATACACAGAATCCAAGCATCGTTTTGCCCGCTTTTATCCCTAGAAAAAGGAGAGTACATAG TTGCCGGGAGCGAAGACTCGAATGTCTACTTCTACGATCTAACCAAACCGAAACACACATGTGTAAACAAGCTACAG GGTCACAGGTTTCCAGTAATGTGCGTTGCGTGGAACCATGGAGAGAACTTGTTGGCCTCGTCTGATTTCTACGGTGTTGTTATTGTATGGAAAAGAGCCAAGACAAGCT